ATAACCCTACAAAAATTCTGGCAGTTGTTTTTATTAATGAAGCAAGGATGGTAATCACACAGGTTGGAAGAGAGAAGGgtagaactgaaaacaaaaataattcatttcagtTTTTAGATGGGGTGCCTAGGGGGTACATGGCACCTAAGTAGTCTAAAGTCTGGGAGTTCTGGGtgcttgtacattgttggtgtgGATTTAATCACCTTGTCTGATGTATGTTTTCATAGAATGACAGTTACTCGCTGTTCCACTTCTAAACAGATTTGCTTTGATACGCTTAGGGGAAAAGACCTTTATTCAGCCAGCATGATTCAGCCAGTCCATGGGGCTGCTTATCTGTAAACACACATTGATAAGCAAGCTAGCTCAGAGCCCTCAGAATTTTGACTTCATtaagtttcctttcttttctctcagctTCCTATTCTCACTCCGTTTGTATAGGTCAGACACTTGGCTTCTAAttgcttaagaaaataaagaccAGTAAGGCACCAAGATTTTCATAAGTGAAGTCACTACCTCAGAGCCAGCAATTGACCCTTTGGTTTCTTAGCCTCTGTCCTTCCTGGGAAGCTCTTACTTTTGAGCCCTGAGTACTGCAGGAATATAATAGGCATACTCTCTGGGAGCTTGctcctcaaagtgtggtccatggaccaacagcatcagtatcacctgggggcttgttagaaatgcagaatatgGGGCCCACTACAGACTTAGTGAGTCAGAATCTGCAGGTTAATTGAAGTCAGGGAAGCACTGGTTACACAACATTGCGCCTTAAGGAGTGGAGGCATCTCATCTACCAAACAGAGCTCCCATGGAAGTCCCACAAGTATTCCTTGAACTGAGTAACAAGTGCTAACTTGGTGCTCAGGAGTCAGAATTAGGGCACCAAACATGGAGTGTGTGGCTTCAATGGGGctctgctgctcttgttgctctTTTCTGCTCTCTGAGAAGGGATGCACATGTTATATTTTAAGTCTTTCCCTCTACTGAGATGTAAAACATCTGGACACTTGGGACATTGCTCCGGCTTTATTAGAAGCCTCACAACAAATGCTACTAGAGTCTCTTCCAGGGAGTGACATGCTATCTTtctatgttccatcaataccttgTACATCCCTACTAAGAATGCTCCACTCTGAATTGTTCATATATCCCACTGCCTGCTCCCCATCCCACATCATATTGCACAATTGTTTATGGTCTGGAAACATGTTGTATAGAGTTTTGAATATCCGGCACCTAGCCTAGTGCCTATCACttagtgaaggaaggaaggaaggaaggaaggaagattgaATTTTAGGGAATTGAAAGGACACATTCTCGATGTTGGGGAGTATGGAGCAAACATATGCAAGGAGGTAAATGTTCAGGAAGAGAAGGGGATGAAAAATTTTAGGGAGGTGAGAATGTAGCAGTTGAGTCACATATGAGACAAATGAAGAATAAAGGTCACTTAAATGGTAAGTATGGATCCAACATGCAAATCCAGATCTGACTTTACATCTTACACAGTCTCCTGTGCCACACTGCTTGTAACATCATGAAATGATAACAGAAGTACAATCAGTACCTGCATGGGAAATCCAACTTCCTCTTCCATAGGGGAGCAAACTGGGGGTCAGAGAAGTGGAGAGACTTGCTCACAATGACAGAGCCGGCTAGTAGCAGTACCAGAATGAGAAACCAGAAGAAATCTGTGTGTCTAATGCCATCAGACTACCTAAATTTCCCAACCTATCCTTCCTCCTTAACATGCGTAGTGCGTGTTCTAGAGAGAAGGAAAGCATGCCAGGAATGCAAGCCACAGTTTTGTTTCTTGGGTAAGATGACTCCCTTGGCCCTTGCTCTTTGTGGTTTGCTGTCGGTAGGAGCCAGGACTCTTAGTATACAGCAGAGTATCACTTCATTACTCTCCTTGGCCATGACCCTAGATCTAGACCACAGGAACTACACAGTGCGAGACCTTTGGATGCTGGTGGCACCCAGTCACCTCTAGACTTCACCTGGAAGATGTTTTCAGAAATTATCAAATTTTTAATGACATTCAAACTCTCCAATTGGTGGTTTATAGAAAATAGCAACAAATTGAAGGCAGGATGTGCAATTAAAAAGCATGGAGCTGAGATGGTGGTCATCAGGAAACCAGCAAGTTAATCACTCTATTTCCAGCCTAGATGGAAACATGCCTACTCTGTGCTTCAGGCTTCTAAGGGGTGAAACTTCAGTCCTTTTCTTTCACTTGTCACAGTAGCTGATTATTTTTGCTAAAATCAATTACAGGGAAAAGTGTGAAGATACTTCCATCTCATAGAAGCCTTCTTCTCCTCCGTGGAAAATTGCCTTCTCTCCTCCATCCCCACACTCCTAAGGCCTGGCCGGGGTCCCTGTCATCTCTAGGACCCAAATGTCACTTACTGGCAAAGAGAGGTAGAGGAGGAACCAGATGAGACTTCTATTCCTAGCTCCGATACTAGACACAACCATGAAAAAGTTCTTtaacttctcaattttttttttttttttttttgacatggagttttgctctgtcgtctaggctggagtgcaatagtgcagtctcggctcactgcagcctctgcctcccatgttccagcgattctcctgcctcagcctccctggtagctgggattacaggcgcatgccatcacacccagctagtttttgtatttttagtagagagacagggtttctccgtgttggccaggctggttttgaactcctgatcacaagtgatccacctgccttggcctctgaaagtgctgggattacaagcatgagtcaccaggCCCGGCaaatttctcagttttttcttttttttctttttctttttttttttttttttagacagtctcactctgtcgttgcccaggttggagtgcagtggtgcgatcttggctcactgcaacctccgcctgctgggttcaagcaattctcctgcctcagcctcccaagtagctgggactataggtgtgtgccaccatgcctggctattttttgtgtttttagcagagatggggtttcaccatgctggccaggctggtctcgaactcctgatctcgtgatccacctttcttggcctcccaaagtgctgggattacaggcatgagctgctgcgcccagccaacttctcaattttttaacctctttttcCTCATGTCAGAAATGAGATTGGACCGGATGACCTCTAAAAATCTTCCAATTCCAAAAATCTAATTTTCTAACTTGCTGTTGGGTTAACTTCTAagactgatttctttttcagggtATTTTAGTTTTCATGCAGAatataatggcaaaaaaaaaaaaagagacttttctGAGATGCAAGAGAATAGACCCATCTGATGAAATTACAGACTTTCAAGTGGTATTTTGGGACAGGACATCATGTCAGCAACATATTCTGTCTACTTACAAGGCAGCTCTGCCTATCATGAccactatttttatattttgataaagaaaaaaaaacacagaagaactggaactaaactaaactaaacccAGTATTGGAAGtgatattcatttatgtttttggcTGTTGATGCATGAATGTGCTTGCAGAACATAGCAATATTTTATTATCaggtattaaatatattatttagtgtTAGAGGTATTAGTCTCAAGCATTAGGGCAGATTAGCATTTGATGTATTCGTTCTTTGGGGTTACAATTAAAACTTGAATTTCTAATTGTTATTATCCAATGCATAGTTGGAACTATATTGTGATTTTGCTCTGAATTCCACAATGAGTTCACCAACATTGACAATCCAGTACTAATTAATGACAATTCTTTATTTGCAACTGTGTCTGTGAATAGGTGGTTCACATATTTTGATTATTATGGACTTTAAAGGTGACAGTTTCAACTGAGGACAGCCTTTTCTTATTACGGCATTTCTTAGccaagctttctgaaaaactctgTGCTAAACTCATGGTTTCAAGCCTTTGAAAGCCTCTTAAAGGATGCTACCCATCCCTTACACCCCCCATTCTTCCACCTGTGTTCTAGAAGCAAAGTCTTTGGCCTGCTCCTTTGATACAAGTTCTTCTACACCAAGCACCCTATCACTGTCCCAGAACAGACGAATCAAACATCTATCACAGGTAACAGATGACTAGGTCAAATATAGGCATTTCTACCTCTCTAATTAATATTCGTTAGGCCCTCTATCAATATGATACTTGCATCTGGAATCAAAGGCACCACTAAATATTTACCAATGTGTAGTAATACTTTTAGATGGAGTTGGTACACTAAGCTTCATAGTTTAAACCTCCAGATGGGCAAGATGTGGAAAGCTTAGTAAATGGATGCATATATTCCCTAGAACCACAATACATCACGCCATCAACTTCCTGAAACCCTCCCAAGACAAGAGATCTCATATCTCTGAAATAAAGAGACACAGCATCCTTACTAATAATTCCATAGGTGcgattttctcccagtctggtTGCTGATACAAAGACAGAAGGCTGAGGTTTCCCATCCCTCACCACAACTGTGGGACTGGCCTAGGTGGGAAGTGAGCCCTCTGTGATGACTCTGTTCCCACTGGGGCAGTTACGCTTGTGCTACTGAGGCTCCACACTGCTTTGTGCACTGTACATTCTCAATGGCTGTCCTCCCCACTCTGAGTATTGCTGTGCCTGGCAGTTGATGGTTTGCTAAAGGTACACCTTTAATTAGTGAGTAAGAGTCCCTGTCCACCCACTCCTACTGCCTGTAGACATACACTTTCAGAGTGCTAAAATCAGAATCCGGTATCTACCACTCAAACCCCATCCCTGGAAGGTATCAAAGCCTTCCCACCACTTGTCACCCCCTTCCCACCAAAAGCATCGTCATCGGGTACATCTTAACACTCCTGCTGATGATGTCATCTGCCTATTCCATCTCACATGGGTGAGGAGCTCTGTACAAACTTCCCAAAGCAAGCAGTGACTTTAACTAGAAATAGACAGCCAATAACTGTGCTCACCCCAGATCATCCTATCACTCTGTATTTCTACCCTGGAAGCCTTCAGGAAAGTGGTGAAGAAAGAAATGCCCCAGGCTGCTTATCTACCAAGGATTTCAGTTTCTTATACATTGAAAGACCATGCAATGATTAAATATAATGTCAAATTCTTCTGCATGCAATAATAAACATAGAAGGCCCCTGGGCAGAGAGACATAATCATCATCTTATTGTCTTTCATTTCACTTTATGCCGACTGAGATATACCACAGGTAGGAAAtgagatatttcatatttatgtGGTGACTCTCTCCTGAATAAAGTGGGGGTTGTCATGCCTATGCATTATGGTTGGAATGTAAAGCATAGACAAAGAAGTGATTCTCCAAAAGAGATGCTatgaagtgattctcataccaCCTGGAGGGAGGCACTAGGAGAAAAGGATGCATTGTTCTGTGTTGTAGACATCAAAGCTGCTATTTGGGTTGGGAATGTGGTAATCAGACAGAATGGAGGGAGCCATTGCTACATTTCCGTCTTTCCCAGATTTCTCAAAGGGTGATCCCAGACCATAAGATGCAGCGTATGGGAAATTCTCCTAATGTCTGCAGTAGTGTCGGCAAAGAGGAGCCCCTTTAGCAGGACTTTGCCCAGTGCAAAGACTGCAGTTCCTCTTATGAGCAAGATCTTTTTAACTACTCTCCCCATCGTGGGAAATCCTGGTTTTAGGACCCATGTTAGCCCTCACacccagggagaaaaaaaaggtgATGGGAGTGTAGTTAGATAACTCTCTGGGATAGTACTACCTCACTTCTCATTTaacctctctctctcatacacccCTCACACCCCAGTCAACACAGGCATTCATTCACTTGTGTAACTTGTGTATCTGTCAATCAACCAGCTTCCCACACAGTACTATCCCCGCTTCACGGACATTCTTGTGTCATGCAAATagcaattaaaaggaaaaatccaGGTAACCCAGGGGActatactctctttttttttcttttttctctcgtTTTGCCCCCTAAAAAAGGCCtttccaaaaatatattaaaccaGGTAAATGTTTACTTAGATGTTCAGGTGGTTGGAGCAGATTGACAAGGAAAacaatcacaaaataaataattttgttttgtttttgttatttttttttaaaaaagaacattttcctaCACATTGTCTCTCTCTAACTTGACAGAGCTGCTTTCTTCGACAGAGAGATGCTGTTGGAAAGGAGCTCTGAAGGGACCACAAGGGGAACTGGGAAAAATCCAGGGCCCTGAAACTTGGTTGGGGGAGGAGGCAGCAGAGAGGGAGGAGTAAGGGAGGGGAGCAAGGAGGCCGCTGCCTGCCCTTGGCGCTGGTTCCTGTTGGTTGTACTTCTTGTGTTTCCCAGTCAGCGTCTGGGAGGGCACAGAGGAGGCAGCATACAAAAGTAAGAACCAATGTCAGGATTCACAAAACAACAACATTTTAAGAAATCTggttaaaaagaatacaaaagtgACTCCACAGAGGGGAAGAAAGAGCTCCGACCCCTCCCATTGTTGTCCCCTCTTGCTTTCTTGAATGACAAGAATCACTTtgaaggatttttgtttgtttcatggtTTGGCTGGTTCTTTTTCTTAATCTCTTCCTTGGCTCCTTTCTTTCAATTGCATTCATTTTAGAAAGCACCGATCAACTTTACAGATCTGAGGCTGCTGAGTTGTGGCCTCCCggtgccagtgtgtgtgtgtgtgtatgtgtgcacgcaCCCACGCAGTAGCTGTTTCTCTCTCGCTTGCTTCAGCTCGAGCCTCGAGGTCCCATCTGCTGGATGCTGAAAGTCTCGTGGGAGCACACCCTGTTGGCACTAAGGTGAGGGCTTAGATTATCTTTGTACCCCAGATTCATGGATCCCCTCCTTGCCCACTGCTGAAGTGGGCCGCCCATTAGCTACAGAGTTTGCCGGTCTCATATTCCACAGGGTTTGGCAGCTTAGAATTGAAAGCCCTCAGGGAGGACTGGATCCTGCCCACCTCATTGTTGGCCAACTTGAGCCGATGCCGGAGCAAGCAGGAGAAAAGGTCAAGTCGGACTTTGCCAGGTGGAGAAAGCTGGTTCACCCGGTCCCTGAGCTCAATGAGCTGCAAGAGTGCAGAGTCCTGGGAACCTTGAGTATATGGGTAGTCCAACTGGAGAATTAGGTCCCGGATAGCATCTGGGTCAAAGGGCAGGCTGTAGCCAAAGACCTGCAAGGTGTTAATTTTCATGTAACCCAAATTCTTAGAGGGATCAGTCATCTCCAGGGGCTCATAGTAGATTGTCTCATTGGAGCTGTCATCCAGGGACTTGATTCGGCTCCGTAGGTAAACATGAACTGTCTCAAAGAAAGTCTTCCACCTATTCCCCAAGGTGATAGTCCAGTTTTGGCACTGGGCAGCTGCATCCACGTTAGTCCTTTCCCAGTCAGGAAAGCTGCCCTCATTCACAGGCATGAACCAGCTCTCAGAGTGGCTGCCCCCAAAAGGGTTGACGTAGATAGCCATGACAGGCTCCAGGGTGCTGTTCTTGGTGAGACAGATCTGCAAGGACAAGGCCAACATCACGTGCACCAGCCCAGGCTTGTACTTGTTGCTCTTCAGGGTGAGCAGCATGCGCTTCCTCCAGGAAGGGTCAAACCAGCTTCCCAGCCGCATGTCATTGCTGATGAAGATGGAGTGTACCTCAATGCGGCTATCCTGCTTCTGCAGCAGGTACTTTAGCTCCAGGTCCTGCAAGTCTGTCTCCAGCCCAAGAAAGTTTTCCAGGGACTCGGCCACCTCTGGCCGGCACAGTCCCTGGGCCAGCACATAGCCCGGGTTGCAGCTCCCACAGCGTGTGCTATTGTCTGGAGCACAGTGGGCACATGCAGGCCCTTCGCCCAAGGCACATGGGATGGGGCCCTGGCAGGAAGATTGGTCATAGGGGCAGGTGCAGCTGTGGCTCTGTTCCAGGAAAGTGCCAGGAAAGGTGCTTTCCCCACAGTAGAGGAGGGACTGGATTCGGTTCCACCAGTAGGACAAGGACCTTGGGGAACAGAGATAAAATGAAGTAAGAGTCAAAAGAAGTCACACACTGACACCCTCCTTAAGGGCAGCAAGACATTGACCACTAGGCGTGGAAGGCAATGAGGAAGATAGAATCCCCAAGATCTCTGAGTGGCAGAAACTCTACTTTGCTACTTTGGACTGATTGAGCAAAGCCTAGAGCTCTGGGTCTGATGGGTCAGCACCAGAAATACTGGACACCAAACTTGTACTGAGAGCAACTAGGCTCATCTCTCCCAAGTCCTACTTCATTCCCTTATTCAAAAACCTACAGAGGATCTCCAGCATCTTTTGTGTCAAATCTGTTTTCAGCCTTCTAAATAAGATGGCTCTTCAAATCTTCTAACTTCTTGCCAACTTCCATTCCCTCTTCAAGGTTTCTGTCCTTTCTATTCTCTCTGCTCCTCTCACTCCTCCACCAAGAACAGAAATTTTCTATGGCTGATTctcttaaaattttgattttaggtcttatgttaCCTCTTCAAAGAAGTCTTTCCTGATGTCCCTGCCAAAAGAACCACCACACTCATTCTCCATCACATAACCCTGTTTTATTCAATCCATGACAATTATCAgtatctgaaattatttattgtttactcGTTTATAAACGGCTTCCCTGTTAGTAAATACCATGAAAGCAGGAACACTGTCTTGAGACCAACAGCTTCTCAGAAATGAGAATTGTTTCTGTGCATGGTAAGCATTTAAtcattatttgttgaaagaagTATAAATGAACTCCTCTCAAAACCACTTCTTCGTATGCTTCCCTTCTTACCTGTGCCTCTGATAGAGTGGTACCACTGGGTTGCTGGCCGTGAAGGCAGCCTCCTTTGCCTGGAAGACTGTCCTACCTCACGTGTACCAGATCATTTCCCTCTCTTCCCACACAGTGTGACCAAAACTTTCTTCTCCAAGGAAGCTTTCATTTCTGGTTTCACCTCTAGGAGATTATCGGTTTGATTTATGTTCTACCACCATAAATTTAAGTGGTTGCCACATAGTtataattttctagtttttacatTTCTGTTCGTTAAATCTTTCCAATTCATGAATACCCCTGCAGCTTAATAGTAAGGCATGGAATATGGATTCAAAAacttgtcaaataaataaatgaatgagtggatgaacaAGTGGATACTTGTAATGATACAGCCCCACTCTATCCCTGAGGGTGCAGGTCTCCACTTTTATTCCTCCTGTGACCCAGAGAAGAATCATTTGTTTGACACAAGCCAGTGTATGTGTTTTTCATCAGATGCAATTGCTGGATGAAATTTAACTCCATCCCTTTTTTTCTAAGACttattaaaatggaaatcagTAAATCAGAATTAGAGTATTACTAGAATAACATTTGAATCAACTGTAATTTAGATAAAAGTAAAATCAGcccatctttttttctctctctcacttcagACACAACTCACAGCTGAGAATGACACACATGAGTAGGTCGAGATAACTGGAAGGCTATGTGTGAGTCACCACTCCCCGATCCCCTACATTGGACAGAGGGTTCTCCTTGGCCTCAGCAGCTATCAGGGAGGGGCTGAGCTCTGGCTCTAGCATCCAGGGGGTGCTGACCTCTCCTTGGGCAGGCGGAAGCGAGGCTGGCGATGGCAGCGCTTGCAGAGATTGAAGAGCCGGCGGACGATCCGATGGGTCTTTTTGAACAGCACTTTCAAGCCAGCTCCCAGTTGCTGGTAGCGGTGCTGAAGGCTGGTGTCCATGGCCCAGAACTGGGATATAGCTGTGGAGTTCAGGAACCGGTCATCGGGCAGCCTTTTCAGCAGGGCCTGGAACTCTTCTGTGGACAAGAACACAGGACCTGAGCTGACGGGTAGCTATGCAGAGCTCTGGTAGGGGCAAGTGGACGCTGCCCAGATCCAGGGTCCTTCAAAGTTACTACATGAGGAAGGAGGCTGCACATCCATTCTCCcaggtgcttttttaaaaaatcaacacctttattgagaaataattaaCATGTTGTAAAATATGGCCTCGggaattttctcatcttttctaCCCCTATGCCTCTGAATTTCAAAACAGATCTCTGCCACCCTCAGAGGGGCCAGAGCTCCTGCTATTGCTAATGACCTTGGATGCATCTCTTTCACCCTTTATACTTCCTTCTGAGACATCCACAACACTATCTCAAGGCCAATCCTCTTCAATACCACCACAAAACCCATATGGAACATGTGGGGCCCTCATGAAGGTGAGTGTGCACCCAGACTGGCACATGTGGGCACAGAGAAGATGCAGCACCCAGCTCAGAAATCT
This portion of the Pongo abelii isolate AG06213 chromosome 1, NHGRI_mPonAbe1-v2.0_pri, whole genome shotgun sequence genome encodes:
- the BRINP2 gene encoding BMP/retinoic acid-inducible neural-specific protein 2, translated to MRWQCGTRFRGLRPVVAPWTALLALGLPGWVLAVSATAAAVVPEQHASIAGQHPLDWLLTDRGPFHRAQEYADFMERYRQGFTTRYRIYREFARWKVNNLALERKDFFSLPLPLAPEFIRNIRLLGRRPNLQQVTENLIKKYGTHFLLSATLGGEESLTIFVDKRKLGRKTETTGGASIIGGSGNSTAVSLETLHQLAASYFIDRESTLRRLHHIQIATGAIKVTETRTGPLGCSNYDNLDSVSSVLVQSPENKVQLLGLQVLLPEYLRERFVAAALSYITCSSEGELVCKENDCWCKCSPTFPDCNCPDADIQAMEDSLLQIQDSWATHNRQFEESEEFQALLKRLPDDRFLNSTAISQFWAMDTSLQHRYQQLGAGLKVLFKKTHRIVRRLFNLCKRCHRQPRFRLPKERSLSYWWNRIQSLLYCGESTFPGTFLEQSHSCTCPYDQSSCQGPIPCALGEGPACAHCAPDNSTRCGSCNPGYVLAQGLCRPEVAESLENFLGLETDLQDLELKYLLQKQDSRIEVHSIFISNDMRLGSWFDPSWRKRMLLTLKSNKYKPGLVHVMLALSLQICLTKNSTLEPVMAIYVNPFGGSHSESWFMPVNEGSFPDWERTNVDAAAQCQNWTITLGNRWKTFFETVHVYLRSRIKSLDDSSNETIYYEPLEMTDPSKNLGYMKINTLQVFGYSLPFDPDAIRDLILQLDYPYTQGSQDSALLQLIELRDRVNQLSPPGKVRLDLFSCLLRHRLKLANNEVGRIQSSLRAFNSKLPNPVEYETGKLCS